A stretch of DNA from Takifugu flavidus isolate HTHZ2018 chromosome 13, ASM371156v2, whole genome shotgun sequence:
CTTCTCCTTCCTTCAGTCTACCTCTGATGTGAAATTCCCTCTCCAACATTAGACGATCAACATTGTGCAGTCACACTGGCTCTAAACCAAAGTGGTGTGATGTGATGCTACATGCTGTGAAGAAATCAAACAGTAACCATTCTAACTACCACATGTACTAACACAGAACCTGGATCTGCTATCAGCTCATTCCCTACCTCCTCTTCACCGTCCACAGCTTCGTTcctaacctttgaccccactgCCTCTCCGGTCCAACTAAGGTGTATGTTTTTAACCGTgggaggaaagcagagaaacctacaggcacagggagaacatgcaaacgcCGCTGCCTGGCTTCTTACAACGGCATACACAACAGTCGCGTCATTGGGCCGCACCGTCCAAataaggaaaaaggaaaggttgCGCAGCCAGTCGCCAGTCTTGGCTGTCGGGCGACGGCTCGTATTGGCCCGGGTGGATTGAAAAGTACAGGCTCAACTGTGATGTAATGGCTGATCCAGCTGCACTGCAAAGGTTAGTACAAAAATACGAAATATTTGGGTAGAAGACCCAAGCGTCTGAAAGTTAGAAAACAGATCGATACATGTCAAAGCGACAGAGTACGAGCAGTAAATGCATCGCGGTTTTGCTACAAAAATTGCTATAGTAGCTTACAGCTAACAGGTACTAGCCCAGATTAGTTAGCACGGCGCATAATTGCTGCTGCATTTAGGGGCAGAAATGTGACTCAAAAATATAGATTTCTGTTTTCTGATCGGAGAGTCAGTCTGTATGATCATCTGAATGGAATTGGCTTCAGTACTGACTTTAAAACTGGATTCTCAATCGTCTGTTGGGCTCTCCAAGTAAACTGTTGCGATTCTTTGCTCCTGAGTAATCTTCACCGGGGTTCCCAGGGTCGCAGACCTTTCACTCTTGGAGGTTTCTGGTGCCGTCTCTCCCTCGCTGGAGAAGCCCCCGTCGCTGTAGGTCCTGTTCTCTTCTTTGGAGATTTTGAACGTGTATCCTCCTCCCGCCCCTCCTTGGAAGCCTTTTTCAAGCCCCAGGTCGGAAGCTCTGAGGGCGGCCATGATCTGCTCCTCGCTGagatcttctcctccctccagcagcCCGGAGTCTTCCAGAGTCTGAGAGACGTTTAGCTCTGCCACTATGGTCGTGGTGCCGTTGTCGCTGGACTGCTGCACCTTTCTGACGTCGACGGCAACGTTCTGAGGGCTGTTGCTGCTCACTCGTGTGAGGAAGGCCAACTCCTCCCTCAGTGGTCCTGACACGGAGCTTTGGAGCTTCTCCAGAGCTCCCTTCAGCTGCTCTTTGGGCTCCAGGGAGTCTTCTTTCAGGAACTCCAGCATCGACTCCTGAACCACAGGGGAGATGCGGACCTCCTCCTCGATGATACACTCTCTTGGCTGGAAACCCTCGCTTGGGAAAGCGTGACCTCCTGGTAGGAAAGCACATTCCTCACTCTCCTCTACAATGACTTTACGGGGGAAAAGATCTCGGTCTTGGTCTTGGTAGTACCTCTCGTCTGACAGGTCATCTACGACGCCATAGTGGCCGTACGACGTGATGCCCTCCTCATGCTCAAAAAGGTTGTCGTCCGGTGTGGAGACAAAATATTCACGAGGTTCTTGGTCGTGGGAGAAATAGGAAGATTCGCTCTTACTAGAAACCTCTTGAACCTGCACAGACCTGACTTGGGCGTTCTCTTCAGGGGGTCTTGTTGTGTCGTCAGCGCTTCTTGGAGAAGGAACGCCCTCAGATACGTTTTCAAGCTCCTCGATTTGAAAATACCTTGCAGGGGGTTCGTAAAGATCGCCTCTGACATGCTGCTCAATGTCAGTTTCCTCCTCACTGAGGGCCTCCACCGGCTCCTCGATGATTTCCACGTTGACGGACCTATTCTCCAGCTCCCCGCTTCCCCGCAGGCCGCTTAACAGGTCCTTGATCATGCTCCCTGTTGCTGTGTCCTCGATGTCCTCCAGTGACACCTTCTTCACCCCTTGGTGCAGTAGCCCATCCAGTGTGGCATCCTTGGAGAaatccagctcttcctccactttGGACTCCAGCACAATCTGCGTTTTAGTCGTTCCATCCTCCTGCTCGGTTTTCTCCACATGGTAGGTCAGCTTCGCATCCCCCGAGGAGCCAACCTTAGCCTCCAAACCTGCCGGCTTTATGACTTTTTCAATGAGCTCCTCCACAGACACTGAGTCTAACGCTTTCTTCTCATTTGGACCACTGGGGACCTCTGGTTTCTCCATATCTGTGCTATTGTTGTCTCTCTCTGGCTGACTGGGTGCTTGTGCTTCACCTTCTGCTGATGTTATCATGCTCTTCACCTGAGCTGATGCCACAGTTTTGGCCTCAGCAGGTGGGGATTTGATTGGACTGACTTGGTTCTCCTGGTGTGCCTTTTTGACCTTCACAACTTggtctcctcctgcttcctctgacGTATTTTCTCCCGCTTTATCTGTGCCTTTCCTGGCGGCGCTAGCTGCAGACGAAGCGTCAGCTCGCGCTTTGGCGAACGACACCATGTCCCTTCTGGACGCAGGACTCTGATGTTGAGCTCTGCCTGCGACTGAAATGGGAATGACCCTCGAGGGACTTCTGGAACCAGAAGGAGGCACCGGAGATCTTCTTAGGTTGGACATCGGCGCGCTGTACCTGGTATCCACGCGGTGTCTGCTGGATACTGCAGAAGTTCTTTGGGTGTAGGGTTGGGCTGGTAACCTGATATCTGACAGAGGAAGTAGACAGCGTGCTAGTTTAGAGATAAAAAGGAGCAAGTCGCTGTTTCTTGAGACATTCATTTCTAAACATAGAGGAAAGATCGATTCCAGCCTGAGATCTAAGATCTGAGGCTGAGGGTAAGTGGCTCCACTTCAAGGTCATGAAAGTAACCAATGCCGGTGGTGTGTCCGGCTTCCACAAAATTCTGTGTTTACTATGATTTTTTGATATAAGGGGCAggtgatttatttgtttatccAGGAAGAGTAACTGATCAGCTTAACTCCTCACTGATCCAGGAAAAGTCAGACAGGAAAATCCCCCATTTATCACCGTGACCCTGCCAGCTGAGCTTTTATGACCCCGGAACAACAACACTCAAGGTAGCTAAATAACACAGTTTTTGACGTACTAATGTAACTTTGTAACGAATATTACTACTCAATCTTTTCTTCAAAAAATGCAGCTTCTACACTATATTTGCACTGAGCAACTTTACCTATCACTCGTTCTCTCTGCTGTGGATTCATCCTCCTGTTAGCATCTTGAAGACCCATTCTCTCACCCTCCAGAAGAGCCCTAAACAAACAAGACAAGAGGACAGGAACACCGTTAAAGACGAGCGCACGTGCATCAAAAACCATCTGCAGATCCTCTGAGCGGACAAGAATTCGCTATTTCCGAATCTACATCGCAAAGGCGACAAATACCTTATAAGACGCTGAGCCTCCTCCAGTTCTTCCATCTTAAACTTTAAACGCGACAAGCCTAGCAGATGGAATGAACCCAGCTCCTTGACCATGTAGGGCCACAGTCATCCAAAACGCAACAATCCGCCATAATAATCAGCTTCAGCGCCTCACCTCTGCGTGGCCGTGCTCCAGCAAACCGACCGCCAGCAGACTGTGCACAACAATGTCTGAAAAAGGAGCAACGTCTCTGGAGACTCCTGAAAGACTAAAAATATCACCCACAATGCTGGGCGGTCCCACGGCTCCAGAAATCCCACCGTAAAAGCTGACTCGTGACAAATGCAGACTCCTGCTGCCGGAGCTTCAAATTCAAGCAGCAGAATTGCTCCTCTGATGTAAACATGTAACATTTCTGAGCTCTGATGGCATGAAAATACTTCTGGGGgcaatttaaaaatgaagagacggtgtttttttttatcataaaTAACTTTGCTTTGTGGTTGGTGTGTGAACCTATAGGAGAACGATGAAGAAACCTTCCACGCTGTGATGGTGTGTGGAAGCCATGCTCTAGTTCGTCCTGGAGAGGATTAAACAATTCAGTTTCTATTAAATAGAATCTTTCGTACAATTGGGTCTGGCTCTGATTGTCTCTTAGCAATTTAAACGTGTTATAACAGGGCCTGATTGCACATTTCATACCATCTCGCGTTTAAATGTGATCTGGTAGGACAATGCAGGTCCTTGAAATGCACTTTGTGAtgcatttattatatttttggtCTTCAGATACTCATGACAAGTTGCGGTTTATTTGCAAGGTCCAACAAGAggtaaattaaaattaaattgaaAGCATTCAAACAAAAGGAGTAGCTTTCCCACCACGTCAGGGTTGACTCAGGAACCAGGCTGAGAAAGCGTTGTAGCAGAGTTGTTAAAAAGACCACTAAATAAAAGTTGATATGAAATAGACGTGTCACCTGTATGCAGACACCTCCATGCCAAGATCCATCTTcacctggagaagctgctggtgcTCCCTCATCCTCTCTGCTATGGTGTCAGCCAtggctttcctctcctcctctaacTGCTCAATAATCATCTGGAGGAATaagaacaaaccaaaaacacattCCAGAGGGGACATGATGGACAGCCTGGGTTATGTCATTTGGCTGTGTTAGCTGGTGACAGCAGGTGAACTCCATCTGGTCGTCTGTGGTGTCTGTAACTGGGCCAATCTGTTATTTTTGACTGGTGATGGCGAATAATAGAGCGCGACAGGACCGGATGCGTCCTCTCCCGGCGACACATCGCATCCGGGGACAGTCGTCTCACTCCCACTCTGCTGAAAGGCACCACACGGTTAAGCCGAGATGCGTTCGGGTGTCTTCTGTAGCCACCCTGCTTAAGGCTCCATCTTTAGGAGGCTAATAAGGATTAACCAGTCTGACGGCTAATTGGTTTAAGTGACTGCTTTAATCTAAAGGGCTGGGTTGGCGCAACCACGTCCAGCCACTCAAAACCTCAAATCCTTTTATGCTTGGGTCAAATGTTGCACGCAAGACCTCATGCTTGACCGTTAAGGGAACTTGTCAACACTGGCAGTTAATGCCATTATGTGGGGAGGTGAGAAGAGTCAGATTTATTTCAGACGCGGCAGCACCTGCAGGGTGATGCTGGAATGAGCCCCGGAGCGCCACCGGGTTAAATCAGATCTATTTATTGCTATTAGCAGCGGCAGTGGTGGGGCAGGACTTATTTAGATAATGGTTTAGGTCTGACGGCTGCATCCCTGGGGTGGGTGTGGCAGGAGGGGGCGGCCAACAGTCTCTTTTGTCATAACAAGAGACTCTTCTTATTCTGttataaaacaatattaatcAGTGAATGTAATTACACTGGCTCTGTAAAATGTTGCGCTGGATACCTGATATTCGCCGCAGTCCGTCCGGAATCGGTCCTGCATGtgcatcagctgctcctccaggcgcAGTTGAACCTGCCCTTGCTTCTCTGCCTCTGCGCGCATCTTGTCCAGCTCTGACGCATACAGcatcttctccctctgcaggtcGCACAGCATGGCCCGGTCCTCTCTGATGCcctgctccatctcctccacttTGCGCTGGTACATCTCAAAGGTGTGGATCCACCCCTCGGACAGATCGCGAGCGTATTCGTGCATCTCCTCCGTAGAGGCGGCCGGAGGTCCGCGGTACGTCTGCGTGACGACGGGCACCACCCGTGACTCCACCTTGACCCGGAGATGGTGCATTTCTTGCCTGTGCGCCTCCTCCAGGCGTTTGCGCTCGTTCTCGAGTTGGAATAAGCGCTGCTGGAGTTGGTCGTTGGTGTTGTGGGCGCGGTGGAGCTCCTGCTCGCAGCCCTTCAGCTCGCCGCTGATGTCCCTGCACACCTCGGTCTGCTCGCTGCAAAGACCCTGGACCATCTGCAGCTCCCGCCATagcttctccctctccagctcagcctgGGACTTTTCAAACGACAGCTGTGCCACCATTCTCCTCAGATCGCGCATCTCATCTTTGTAGTTGGGCTCCCATTCCGCCGCCTTGGCTTCTCGGAGTTTGTTAATTTCGGCAATCAGGTgcacattttccttttccagcTGCTTGGTTCTTGAAAGATACTGGACAAGTCTGGAGTTGAGCTCCCGGAGCTGCTGCTTTTCGCCCTCAAAAGTTCTGTTGAAAGGCAACATCGTGGCGGCAAATTCTAAAAGTGGGTTCGAAAATGTCCCGAATGCGTAATAATATAACTAATTTAGGTGGTTGGTGGTCCGGGCGTCATCTGCTggagcgtcctgtcctacgacTGTGATGTCATATGCGCTCAGCGGTCTTTGACAAGTGCAAGAGGTGGactaggaggaggaggaggaggatgaaggcgGTTCCAGCCTCAGGATCGTCATAAATGCGTCCGCGTCCCTGGCAGATGTTACGCTGCATTTATGTGCCGTCGGAAATATTATCACTTCGAGATCAATCGTCGGGTAGAGCCTAGGCCCATAAACAAAAGCTACTGGTCTACAGTCGCgcgcccacgcacacacacacacacgatcgaaataataaaaatatctaTGTTTCCTTTCCTATAAGTTTATAAATTGTAATCTATTAAGTTAAATGCAAAACAATCTCAATGTATTTTAAGTTTAATTTTTTATTGGCAATCCTATCGTTGTTATGGTATTAGTAGTCGTAGTAATATCAATAGCAAAAGATGAACTATCGATGATCTCTTCTGTTTATCCGTCTGGTTTTGTAGTACAGTTTGAAAGTTTACTGTACTTATTTATCTTAATGCAGCAATATATAGAAATAGCTAAGCACACTAGGATAGATGGACATTCTGTACAAGTTCAAGGAGACCTGGTATAAAtcaaatatatactgtatatgttttgtcctctctgctccctgaatgcatcacctTGTTAGGGTACGATTAGTTTTAGGTGAAATGGCTCCCCCTTGTGGGCATTATTGTGTACAAGGCGTGTTTTTTTGACGACATGCGTAGGGGAATAAGCCTATTCGATTTCGCCATGAGTGGGTGTGAAATTGTGGTGGTTACAGGTAATATCATTTTTTCTCCATGAATCCAAACTGAATTGAAGCTCATTCTGGAGTTTTTAATTCGTTCTCTTTAGGCTTTGGACCTTTCAGACAGTTCTTCGTTAACCTCAGCTGGGAAGCGGCTCAGGTAACGAAATGAGTTTCAAAAGCGAAATAAAACACCGAGATATAATCTATCATTTTTAAAGGGTCTGCAGCTGGTCGGTTTGGGCGATCCGACTGTGATTCACGTCAAGGAGCTACCAGTGAGTTATGTTAAGGCTCAACAAATCATTGCAGAGATTTGGAGAAGTCTTCGCCCAAAGGTAAAAATGTCTTAACCAAGATATAAAATAATAGCAAAATGGGCGTGAAAGAAtatactaaaaaaaaatctgcgaTAATATTTAAAAGATGTCGCTCACAGTGCTGATAATCtctacattttacattttagttGTAATAATTAGTGAAGATAGTTCCGTTCAATATTTAATATTCGGTTAAACTGGTCCACCAGTCGGTGTGATGGGAGATGCTTGTGTTCCAGTTTGTTTTGCATCTTGGTGTTGCCACTGGCTCCACTGGGATCATCTTGGAACAAACAGGAAAGAACCTCGGTTACAGAGACAGAGACGTGCGCGGCTTCTGTCCTGAGAGCCACAGCTGCGTGGAGGGGGGGCCAGAGAAACTGGACTCACTCATTAATATGAGGACCGTCTGCAAAGAGCTGAACCAGGCAGGAGTGGACGTCCATTACTCCAGAGATGCTGGGAGGTATAGAGAGCACCTGTGTTGCATTCAAAGACACTGGAGGAAATACaaaaaccgtgtgtgtgtgtgtgtgtgtgtgctcctcctCAGGTATCTGTGTGATTTTGCTTATTACTGCTCGCTCTATCACGGTGAGAGGAGGGCGGCCCTCGTCCACCTCCCCACGTCTGGCTGCCTGGCCTCAGCTGACAGGCTGGTCCCTCTGCTGCGGACCCTCCTCCGGACCCTGCTGGCCCAGCTGGAAAACCTTCTGCCGCATGTAAGAGAATAAAGGAATAAAGACTCTCAGctctcattcatttatttattcaaaatttcaggaaaaaaaaaagaaaatacaagaaaTTGTCAGATACACATTTAGGGATGGCGTAA
This window harbors:
- the synm gene encoding synemin translates to MLPFNRTFEGEKQQLRELNSRLVQYLSRTKQLEKENVHLIAEINKLREAKAAEWEPNYKDEMRDLRRMVAQLSFEKSQAELEREKLWRELQMVQGLCSEQTEVCRDISGELKGCEQELHRAHNTNDQLQQRLFQLENERKRLEEAHRQEMHHLRVKVESRVVPVVTQTYRGPPAASTEEMHEYARDLSEGWIHTFEMYQRKVEEMEQGIREDRAMLCDLQREKMLYASELDKMRAEAEKQGQVQLRLEEQLMHMQDRFRTDCGEYQMIIEQLEEERKAMADTIAERMREHQQLLQVKMDLGMEVSAYRALLEGERMGLQDANRRMNPQQRERVIDIRLPAQPYTQRTSAVSSRHRVDTRYSAPMSNLRRSPVPPSGSRSPSRVIPISVAGRAQHQSPASRRDMVSFAKARADASSAASAARKGTDKAGENTSEEAGGDQVVKVKKAHQENQVSPIKSPPAEAKTVASAQVKSMITSAEGEAQAPSQPERDNNSTDMEKPEVPSGPNEKKALDSVSVEELIEKVIKPAGLEAKVGSSGDAKLTYHVEKTEQEDGTTKTQIVLESKVEEELDFSKDATLDGLLHQGVKKVSLEDIEDTATGSMIKDLLSGLRGSGELENRSVNVEIIEEPVEALSEEETDIEQHVRGDLYEPPARYFQIEELENVSEGVPSPRSADDTTRPPEENAQVRSVQVQEVSSKSESSYFSHDQEPREYFVSTPDDNLFEHEEGITSYGHYGVVDDLSDERYYQDQDRDLFPRKVIVEESEECAFLPGGHAFPSEGFQPRECIIEEEVRISPVVQESMLEFLKEDSLEPKEQLKGALEKLQSSVSGPLREELAFLTRVSSNSPQNVAVDVRKVQQSSDNGTTTIVAELNVSQTLEDSGLLEGGEDLSEEQIMAALRASDLGLEKGFQGGAGGGYTFKISKEENRTYSDGGFSSEGETAPETSKSERSATLGTPVKITQEQRIATVYLESPTDD
- the pgpep1l gene encoding pyroglutamyl-peptidase 1 → MRRGISLFDFAMSGCEIVVVTGFGPFRQFFVNLSWEAAQGLQLVGLGDPTVIHVKELPVSYVKAQQIIAEIWRSLRPKFVLHLGVATGSTGIILEQTGKNLGYRDRDVRGFCPESHSCVEGGPEKLDSLINMRTVCKELNQAGVDVHYSRDAGRYLCDFAYYCSLYHGERRAALVHLPTSGCLASADRLVPLLRTLLRTLLAQLENLLPHVRE